A part of Oncorhynchus gorbuscha isolate QuinsamMale2020 ecotype Even-year linkage group LG09, OgorEven_v1.0, whole genome shotgun sequence genomic DNA contains:
- the LOC124042928 gene encoding gamma-crystallin M3-like: MSNTSMNMGRATFYEDRNFQGRSYECSSDCPDMSSYMSRCQSCRVQTGCFMVYERPNYMGNQYFMRRGEYSDYQSMMGMSDGIRSCRMIPMHRGNFRMRIYERENFGGQMHEMMDDCDSIQERYRMSDCQSCNVMDGHWLMYEQPHFRGRQMYMRPGEYRNFRDMGMGMGGMSGGMRFMSMRRIMDNMTM; this comes from the exons ATGTCCAACACCAGCATGAACATGGGCAGG GCCACCTTCTATGAGGACAGGAACTTCCAGGGCCGCTCTTATGAGTGCAGCTCCGACTGCCCTGACATGTCCTCCTACATGAGCAGGTGCCAATCCTGCAGGGTTCAGACCGGCTGCTTCATGGTGTACGAGCGCCCCAACTATATGGGAAACCAGTACTTCATGAGGAGGGGAGAGTACTCAGACTATCAGAGCATGATGGGAATGAGCGATGGTATCAGGTCCTGTCGCATGATCCCCATG CACCGTGGAAACTTCAGGATGAGGATCTACGAGAGGGAGAACTTCGGAGGTCAGATGCACGAGATGATGGACGACTGTGACTCCATCCAGGAGCGTTACCGCATGTCTGACTGCCAGTCCTGCAACGTGATGGACGGCCACTGGCTGATGTATGAGCAGCCCCACTTCAGAGGCAGGCAGATGTACATGAGGCCTGGAGAGTACAGGAACTTCAGGGATATGGGCATGGGAATGGGAGGCATGAGTGGTGGCATGAGGTTCATGAGCATGAGACGTATCATGGATAACATGACTATGTAA